A single window of Salvia splendens isolate huo1 chromosome 6, SspV2, whole genome shotgun sequence DNA harbors:
- the LOC121808672 gene encoding uncharacterized protein LOC121808672: protein MEHTNQRLEKVENDVHNMAVHMKGIETQMSQIAQAVSSQQKPGQFPGQPNVNPKDCKAIYLRSGTSYESPLMPEMEAKEVPDEKEEEEIEVESPLIQSEVQPEAIVSPTPKEVKIPFPQVVQKKKLDEKLVKFLEIFKRVHLNIPLIGALQQMPGYLKFLKEIVSKKKRLVDYETVNLTENCSAIIQEKMPAKMKDPGSFNISCVIGNDRQTKALCDLGASINLMPLSFFRKLKFGVLKPTTFTLQMADKSVKYPNGLLENVLVRVNDFIFPVDFVVLDMKEDPNVPLILGRPFLATGKALIDVTKGELTLRHGNKTVIISLLDKMKRHEVEESKRVEEVPLKVEESKMIQTAHVKARDDEVENPLEEIFMPEWMFEDEHGLGGKKMKVAKVEIGIRKEGIVGADVKPTWWKKRLHKLYLTTKAKKGPDDIIRVRLDH from the coding sequence ATGGAGCATACCAATCAAAGGCTGGAGAAGGTTGAGAATGATGTCCACAACATGGCAGTACATATGAAGGGCATAGAGACACAGATGAGTCAGATTGCTCAAGCTGTGAGCAGTCAGCAAAAGCCAGGGCAGTTTCCAGGACAGCCAAATGTGAACCCCAAGGATTGCAAGGCAATCTACTTAAGGAGTGGGACAAGCTATGAGAGTCCTCTTATGCCTGAAATGGAAGCTAAGGAAGTACCCgacgagaaggaagaagaggagaTTGAGGTGGAATCGCCTCTTATACAATCTGAGGTTCAACCCGAGGCAAttgtctcccccacgccgaaaGAGGTTAAAATTCCTTTTCCTCAAGTGGTGCAAAAGAAGAAGTTGGACGAGAAGCTTGTTAAGTTCCTTGAAATCTTCAAGAGAGTGCACCTCAATATTCCTCTTATTGGGGCTCTCCAACAAATGCCCGGCTACCTCAAGTTTTTGAAAGAGATTGTGTCCAAGAAGAAGAGGTTGGTTGATTATGAAACCGTAAACTTGACCGAGAATTGTAGTGCAATCATCCAAGAAAAGATGCCGGCAAAGATGAAAGATCCGGGGAGCTTTAACATTTCTTGTGTGATCGGGAATGACAGGCAAACTAAGGCCTTATGTGACTTGGGGGCAAGCATAAATCTCATGCCTTTAAGCTTCTTCCGGAAGTTGAAGTTTGGTGTCTTGAAGCCAACTACATTTACCCTTCAAATGGCAGATAAATCCGTCAAATACCCGAATGGACTACTTGAGAATGTATTAGTAAGGGTGAATGATTTTATCTTCCCcgtggattttgttgttttggacaTGAAGGAGGATCCAAATGTCCCTCTCATCCTTGGAAGACCATTCCTAGCAACTGGAAAAGCTCTAATTGACGTCACTAAGGGAGAACTCACCCTTAGGCATGGAAACAAGACGGTCATTATCTCCTTGTTGGACAAGATGAAACGTCATGAAGTGGAAGAGTCCAAGAGAGTGGAAGAGGTGCCCTTAAAAGTTGAAGAGTCCAAGATGATACAAACGGCACATGTGAAGGCTAGGGATGATGAGGTTGAGAATCCTTTGGAGGAAATATTTATGCCTGAATGGATGTTTGAAGATGAACATGGATTGGGGGGTAAAAAGATGAAGGTTGCCAAAGTGGAAATTGGAATACGTAAAGAAGGTATTGTTGGGGCCGATGTGAAGCCCACTTGGTGGAAGAAGCGTCTACACAAGCTCTACTTGACTACTAAAGCGAAGAAGGGTCCCGATGACATTATCCGAGTGAGATTGGATCATTAA